In one window of Prionailurus bengalensis isolate Pbe53 chromosome B3, Fcat_Pben_1.1_paternal_pri, whole genome shotgun sequence DNA:
- the CFL2 gene encoding cofilin-2, with protein MASGVTVNDEVIKVFNDMKVRKSSTQEEIKKRKKAVLFCLSDDKRQIIVEEAKQILVGDIGDTVEDPYTSFVKLLPLNDCRYALYDATYETKESKKEDLVFIFWAPESAPLKSKMIYASSKDAIKKKFTGIKHEWQVNGLDDIKDRSTLGEKLGGNVVVSLEGKPL; from the exons ATG gcTTCTGGAGTTACAGTGAATGATGAAGTCATCAAAGTTTTTAATGATATGAAAGTAAGAAAATCTTCTAcacaagaggaaatcaaaaaaagaaagaaagccgtTCTCTTCTGTTTAAGCGAtgacaaaagacaaataattgtAGAGGAAGCAAAGCAGATCTTGGTGGGTGACATTGGTGATACTGTAGAGGACCCCTACACATCTTTTGTGAAGTTGCTACCTCTGAATGATTGCCGATATGCTTTGTACGATGCCACATACGAAACAAAAGAGTCTAAGAAAGAAGACCTAGTATTTATATTCTG ggcTCCTGAGAGTGCACCTTTAAAAAGCAAGATGATTTATGCTAGCTCTAAAGAtgccattaaaaagaaatttacag gtaTTAAACATGAATGGCAAGTAAATGGCTTGGATGATATAAAGGACCGTTCAACACTTGGAGAGAAATTGGGAGGCAACGTAGTAGTTTCACTTGAAGGAAAACCCTTATAA